A DNA window from Methylobacterium sp. NMS14P contains the following coding sequences:
- a CDS encoding response regulator, with product MGSTVNILLVDDDEVDVQGLKRAFKKSKIGNPITVARDGIEALEILRGGNGREPLPRPHLILLDLNMPRMNGIEFLEAVRADEDLRSAVVFMITTSKADEDRMRAYGHNVAGYIVKRDPANTFMEAVALLEHYWKVVEFPA from the coding sequence ATGGGCTCGACGGTTAACATCCTGCTGGTCGACGACGACGAGGTCGACGTCCAGGGCCTCAAGCGCGCCTTCAAGAAGAGCAAGATCGGCAACCCGATCACGGTCGCGCGCGACGGCATCGAGGCGCTGGAGATCCTGCGCGGCGGGAACGGGCGCGAGCCGCTGCCAAGGCCGCACCTGATCCTGCTCGACCTGAACATGCCACGCATGAACGGCATCGAGTTCCTGGAGGCCGTGCGGGCTGACGAGGACCTGCGCTCGGCGGTGGTGTTCATGATCACCACGTCGAAGGCTGACGAGGACCGGATGCGCGCCTACGGGCACAACGTCGCCGGCTACATCGTCAAGCGCGACCCGGCCAACACCTTCATGGAGGCGGTGGCGCTGCTGGAGCACTACTGGAAGGTCGTGGAGTTCCCAGCGTAG
- a CDS encoding hybrid sensor histidine kinase/response regulator, with the protein MTTPTRILLIDDDAVDRAAVRRALAKSGLKHTLTDAPGGDEGLRLAAEETFDCVLLDYRLPGIDTFALLRTLLAAEGQARAVLMLTGEADPDLATRLMRAGALDYLDKAEVTPSGLARAIRYAAARQAFQQELAAARREAEAKSLELDTLNRQKSLLFSIIAHDLRNPFQALLGLSEVLGNAVAARDPASIERRAKGIHEAATQAYDLLESLFSWASLQMDTMAVTLTDVDLDAVATEVMQGAAEAAADKGLNLEASCGGVIVRAQRDMLTTVLRNLVGNAVKFTLPGGTVTLAGRRTGGDVEISVTDTGVGMPPGKVDDLFRLDRRTTTNGTAGERGSGLGLLLCRDLVERQGSVLNAKSVLDRGTTFSFVLPAPAATTGTSTTTRIKLGGGVHEETQTPVDGDTQTVRSPRKPGRNRRSVDGL; encoded by the coding sequence GTGACGACCCCCACCCGCATCCTGCTGATCGACGACGATGCGGTCGACCGCGCCGCTGTGCGCCGGGCGCTCGCCAAGTCCGGGCTTAAGCACACGCTGACGGACGCGCCGGGAGGCGACGAGGGCTTGCGCCTCGCCGCGGAGGAAACCTTCGACTGCGTGCTGCTCGACTACCGGCTGCCGGGCATCGACACTTTCGCGCTGCTCAGGACGCTGCTGGCGGCCGAGGGGCAGGCGCGGGCGGTACTGATGCTGACCGGCGAGGCCGACCCGGACCTCGCGACCCGGCTGATGCGGGCCGGCGCGCTGGACTACCTCGACAAGGCCGAGGTCACGCCCTCAGGCCTGGCCCGGGCGATCCGCTATGCCGCGGCCCGGCAGGCCTTCCAACAGGAGCTCGCCGCGGCGAGGCGGGAGGCGGAGGCGAAGTCGCTCGAACTCGACACGCTGAACCGGCAGAAGTCGCTGCTGTTCTCGATCATCGCCCACGACCTGCGAAACCCGTTCCAGGCACTCCTCGGGCTGTCTGAGGTGTTGGGCAACGCCGTCGCGGCGCGCGACCCGGCGTCCATCGAGCGCCGGGCGAAGGGCATCCACGAGGCGGCGACGCAGGCCTATGACCTGCTCGAAAGCCTGTTCTCCTGGGCGAGCCTGCAGATGGACACGATGGCCGTCACCCTGACCGACGTCGACCTCGATGCCGTCGCGACCGAGGTGATGCAGGGTGCTGCCGAGGCCGCCGCCGACAAGGGACTGAACCTGGAGGCCTCTTGCGGCGGGGTCATCGTCCGGGCCCAGCGGGACATGCTCACCACGGTGCTGCGCAACCTTGTCGGCAACGCCGTCAAGTTCACGCTCCCCGGCGGGACCGTCACGCTTGCCGGCCGGCGCACCGGCGGCGATGTCGAGATCTCCGTCACCGACACCGGGGTCGGCATGCCGCCTGGCAAGGTCGACGACCTGTTCCGGCTGGACCGGCGGACGACGACGAACGGCACGGCGGGAGAGCGTGGCAGTGGTCTGGGCCTGCTCTTGTGCCGGGACCTGGTCGAGCGCCAGGGCAGCGTCCTGAACGCGAAAAGCGTTCTCGACCGCGGCACGACTTTCAGTTTCGTGCTGCCGGCCCCCGCAGCGACGACCGGCACGTCCACCACGACGAGGATCAAACTCGGCGGCGGTGTCCACGAGGAAACGCAGACGCCAGTCGACGGGGACACACAAACTGTTCGGAGTCCACGCAAGCCTGGCCGCAACCGCCGGTCGGTCGACGGGTTGTAA
- a CDS encoding HWE histidine kinase domain-containing protein: MDEGLNGIDLRLLLAAVEATGEAVLITTAVLDEPGPVILYANPAFVRLTGYAPDEVVGRSPRFLQGPETERAPLDAARKSLLAGEAFQGEALNYRKDGSTYRVEWLITPVCDAEGRITNWVSAQRDVTQRRAFEDRQALMVRELHHRVKNTLATVQAVLNATMRSSVTMEEFARAFGGRILSLARTHALITEDQAQVASFEGLLRAELDPYDEGGRVTLSGPGLNLPSELAVPVSMALHELTTNALRHGGLSRPGGSVEVTWGIEDGPEGPWLAWAWTEHGAPPPTLPSRTGFGTRLLNKILTAQTAAEVDACHQADGLQIGVRIPLPRA, from the coding sequence GTGGATGAAGGCCTCAACGGGATAGACTTGCGCCTTCTATTGGCCGCGGTCGAGGCCACTGGGGAGGCCGTCCTGATCACGACCGCGGTCCTCGACGAGCCCGGTCCCGTCATCCTCTACGCCAATCCTGCCTTCGTCCGCCTTACCGGGTATGCACCCGACGAGGTCGTCGGGCGCTCACCCCGCTTCCTCCAGGGACCGGAAACCGAACGGGCACCCCTCGACGCGGCACGAAAGTCCCTGCTCGCCGGCGAGGCTTTCCAAGGCGAGGCACTAAACTATCGCAAGGACGGCTCGACCTATCGAGTCGAATGGCTGATCACCCCGGTCTGCGACGCGGAAGGGCGCATCACCAACTGGGTCTCGGCCCAGCGGGACGTCACCCAGCGGCGCGCGTTCGAGGATCGCCAGGCACTGATGGTGCGCGAACTCCACCACCGGGTGAAGAATACCTTGGCCACCGTCCAGGCCGTCCTGAACGCCACCATGCGTTCGTCGGTCACGATGGAGGAATTCGCCCGGGCGTTCGGTGGCCGCATCCTCTCGCTCGCCAGGACGCATGCGCTGATCACCGAGGACCAGGCGCAGGTCGCCTCGTTCGAGGGCCTGCTCCGTGCCGAGCTCGACCCCTATGACGAGGGGGGCAGGGTCACGTTGAGCGGGCCCGGTCTCAACCTCCCGTCCGAACTCGCGGTACCGGTCAGCATGGCCCTACATGAGCTGACAACCAATGCCCTCCGGCACGGCGGGCTGTCCCGGCCGGGCGGGAGCGTCGAGGTCACCTGGGGCATCGAGGATGGCCCGGAAGGGCCGTGGCTGGCTTGGGCGTGGACGGAGCATGGCGCACCGCCGCCGACGCTTCCCTCCCGAACGGGGTTCGGGACGCGTCTCCTGAACAAGATCCTCACGGCCCAGACGGCGGCGGAGGTCGATGCGTGCCACCAGGCTGACGGGCTGCAGATCGGCGTCCGCATCCCGCTCCCCCGCGCCTGA